One Roseimaritima multifibrata DNA window includes the following coding sequences:
- a CDS encoding AAA family ATPase, giving the protein MENEVQTVLNRLREQLGRVLLGKSEQIEIVIACLLAQGHLLLDDLPGTGKTTLAKALAECLGGRLARVQCTPDLLPTDVTGFNLFNQKTREFEFHAGPVFADVLLADELNRTTPRTQSALLEAMAERQVTIDAVPHRLSDTFFVIATQNPIDSHGAYPLPEAQLDRFTIKLQIGYPDRQAQLGILENASRINRDDDVPHSVLSLSDLRKIQQQVQTITVHPRVREYLVDLVEATRNDASIQLGVSPRGMLHWQRIAQAWAVLQGRDFVTPSDVAKVAHPVLSVRLLTTTDDTDLVIDRIMTQVPSPEYK; this is encoded by the coding sequence ATGGAAAACGAAGTACAAACGGTGCTGAACAGGCTGCGTGAGCAGCTCGGCCGAGTGTTACTGGGCAAATCCGAACAAATTGAAATTGTGATTGCATGCTTGCTCGCCCAAGGACATTTATTGCTAGACGATTTGCCAGGAACCGGAAAAACAACACTCGCAAAGGCGCTCGCGGAATGTTTAGGTGGACGTCTGGCACGAGTCCAATGCACGCCCGATTTGTTGCCGACCGATGTGACCGGATTTAATCTGTTCAACCAAAAGACTCGCGAGTTCGAATTCCATGCCGGACCAGTGTTCGCGGACGTGTTGTTGGCAGACGAACTGAACCGTACGACGCCACGAACGCAGAGCGCGCTATTGGAAGCGATGGCCGAACGGCAGGTGACGATCGACGCGGTTCCCCATCGTTTGTCAGATACATTCTTTGTCATTGCAACTCAGAATCCGATCGACTCGCACGGAGCGTATCCGCTTCCAGAAGCCCAGCTCGATCGATTCACGATTAAATTACAAATCGGGTATCCCGATCGCCAGGCACAACTGGGCATTTTGGAAAACGCTTCACGGATCAACCGCGACGATGACGTACCGCACAGCGTTTTGTCCCTGTCGGATTTGCGGAAAATCCAACAACAAGTCCAAACGATCACGGTACATCCACGGGTTCGCGAGTACTTGGTAGACCTTGTAGAGGCAACGCGAAACGATGCCTCGATTCAATTAGGGGTCAGTCCACGTGGCATGCTGCACTGGCAACGGATCGCTCAAGCGTGGGCGGTACTGCAAGGTCGCGACTTTGTCACGCCCAGCGACGTAGCAAAAGTCGCTCATCCGGTTTTGTCGGTTCGTTTACTGACAACAACAGACGATACCGATTTGGTGATCGATCGCATCATGACCCAGGTTCCTTCACCGGAGTACAAATAA
- a CDS encoding DUF2946 family protein, translated as MTNQLSSIIVTTNNDLWSDHFVTQSPELNVFLMHPLFRPLLASLLCGTIVLGHAPAWLHVGTCEGHGHASAAVAPEGSVSACSSGCMHHASSPAATETGAGLHDSGDHQPHDSDNCVTCQSLASPSGVTWELLVSLPSQFVSHPACVASESSFSATLLSLPQPRGPPAVA; from the coding sequence TTGACGAACCAGCTGAGTTCGATCATCGTAACAACTAACAATGATCTTTGGTCGGACCATTTTGTTACTCAGTCTCCTGAATTGAATGTCTTTTTGATGCATCCGTTGTTCCGACCCCTTCTGGCTAGCCTACTGTGCGGCACGATCGTTCTCGGTCATGCTCCCGCTTGGCTGCATGTCGGCACCTGTGAAGGTCATGGTCATGCATCGGCCGCCGTCGCTCCCGAGGGATCTGTTTCGGCTTGTTCGTCTGGGTGCATGCATCATGCTTCATCGCCAGCGGCGACCGAGACCGGGGCTGGCTTGCACGATTCGGGGGATCATCAACCGCATGATTCCGATAACTGTGTGACTTGTCAGTCTTTGGCGAGTCCAAGCGGTGTGACATGGGAATTGCTGGTTTCGCTACCATCGCAATTCGTTTCGCACCCTGCCTGTGTCGCTTCTGAGTCTAGTTTCTCGGCGACTCTTCTTTCGCTCCCGCAGCCTCGCGGGCCGCCCGCTGTGGCGTAA
- a CDS encoding Flp family type IVb pilin — MRKLFKNKKGQGLVEYGILVGGIALVALAATAILGHKTTDLIGTVAGALPGAHSEDVGPIVSGQLVATTTQSSGTGLVLAANAGSFSDNLGIDVEGLIVEPGE, encoded by the coding sequence ATGCGTAAGTTGTTTAAGAACAAAAAGGGCCAAGGCCTGGTTGAATACGGAATTCTTGTCGGTGGCATCGCTTTGGTTGCCCTGGCTGCCACTGCCATCCTCGGGCACAAGACCACCGACCTGATCGGTACCGTCGCTGGCGCCCTGCCTGGTGCTCATAGCGAAGATGTCGGGCCGATCGTTAGCGGCCAGTTGGTTGCCACGACGACTCAGTCGAGCGGAACGGGGCTCGTGCTAGCCGCGAACGCTGGTTCGTTTAGTGATAACTTGGGAATCGACGTCGAAGGTTTGATTGTCGAGCCAGGTGAATAG
- a CDS encoding DUF58 domain-containing protein: MAMAHESPSSAGWLSRVLTTDFCPWANRFVYWLKEPIGWFVLATAISVVIGLFLNPIGWTLAASLTAIIGVGITWPLVAIHVTACELKPEVTWVPEDDACRMILSVRNRIPIPVWGLAVEGYLDCESDEAMPTVGLACVPPLCVSEFGITVTPSLRGHYPVQMPRVSCSFPFGIWTAKRKLTATKSLTVWPKVFPITGTCPIAGGTNSLHGEGSRGGRSGDFVGVRPYRQGDAAKHINWVASARVDSLIVTERGGPQNVELDLWVDTFCQGTRDQLADRIRVAASLLVNLHQANVPMRVMIGSRRLRLAQGTKGRRQILDALADVPADGTDVPPKRDTVPQHAAIEFSSDHGGDTIVRLINPQGGRQARGRLLTKRIHRGETFANQLRDFWTEVRDANVAA; encoded by the coding sequence ATGGCGATGGCCCATGAATCGCCCAGCTCGGCGGGTTGGTTGTCTCGTGTGTTGACGACCGACTTTTGCCCCTGGGCGAATCGTTTTGTTTATTGGCTAAAAGAACCGATCGGCTGGTTCGTTTTGGCGACCGCGATCAGTGTCGTGATCGGCCTGTTCCTAAACCCAATCGGCTGGACTTTGGCTGCTTCGTTAACCGCGATCATAGGTGTGGGCATCACGTGGCCTTTGGTCGCCATTCATGTCACTGCCTGCGAATTGAAGCCTGAAGTGACCTGGGTTCCCGAAGACGATGCGTGCCGGATGATCTTGTCGGTTCGCAACCGCATCCCTATTCCCGTTTGGGGACTGGCGGTTGAGGGCTACCTGGACTGCGAAAGCGACGAGGCGATGCCGACGGTGGGGCTGGCGTGTGTGCCGCCGCTTTGTGTCAGCGAATTCGGAATCACGGTGACCCCATCGCTGCGTGGGCATTACCCGGTTCAAATGCCTCGGGTTTCCTGTTCGTTTCCGTTTGGAATTTGGACGGCGAAGCGTAAGCTGACGGCAACGAAATCATTAACCGTGTGGCCGAAGGTCTTCCCAATTACCGGAACTTGCCCCATCGCCGGCGGGACCAACTCGCTACACGGCGAAGGAAGTCGCGGTGGACGTAGCGGTGATTTTGTAGGTGTACGACCTTACCGACAGGGCGATGCAGCCAAACACATCAACTGGGTCGCTTCCGCCCGTGTCGATTCATTGATCGTGACCGAACGTGGCGGCCCCCAGAACGTGGAATTGGATTTGTGGGTCGATACGTTTTGTCAAGGCACACGAGATCAACTCGCTGATCGAATCCGCGTTGCAGCAAGTCTGTTGGTCAATCTGCATCAAGCGAACGTCCCGATGCGTGTGATGATCGGATCGCGACGCCTACGATTGGCGCAAGGTACAAAGGGTCGTCGGCAGATTTTGGATGCTCTAGCCGATGTGCCGGCTGATGGAACGGACGTTCCGCCTAAACGAGACACGGTGCCCCAACACGCAGCAATTGAATTTTCATCGGACCATGGTGGAGACACGATCGTTCGTTTGATTAACCCACAAGGCGGACGTCAAGCGAGAGGTCGTTTACTAACGAAACGCATTCACCGGGGAGAAACGTTCGCAAATCAGCTGCGTGATTTTTGGACGGAGGTGAGAGATGCCAACGTCGCCGCGTAA
- a CDS encoding prepilin peptidase codes for MLFWWLPAVVCGVAVYHDLRSREIPDWLPIALVLLFPVRLLLAPDAGVWWQHLVGGALALCLGLVVGRGDRFGGGDIKLFAAIVMWFGVSSLLPLAMWIAIAGLPLAIFAAVRKQEDFAYAPAILAGVFLYSVAPDLVQRIMV; via the coding sequence ATGCTTTTTTGGTGGTTGCCAGCGGTTGTCTGTGGCGTGGCTGTGTACCACGACCTGCGATCGCGGGAGATTCCCGATTGGTTGCCAATTGCTCTGGTCCTGTTGTTTCCGGTTCGGCTGCTGCTTGCACCCGATGCGGGCGTTTGGTGGCAACACCTGGTTGGCGGAGCCCTGGCGTTGTGCTTGGGGTTGGTCGTTGGCCGCGGTGATCGATTTGGCGGCGGTGACATAAAACTGTTCGCAGCGATCGTGATGTGGTTTGGTGTTTCGTCGCTACTTCCGTTAGCGATGTGGATTGCCATTGCGGGTTTGCCGTTGGCAATCTTTGCGGCGGTGAGGAAACAGGAGGATTTTGCCTATGCACCGGCGATCCTTGCAGGTGTGTTTTTGTATTCGGTCGCTCCGGACTTGGTTCAACGAATTATGGTGTAG
- a CDS encoding permease translates to MIQPISVILIGGFIRVLQGFAAAAPTLLVGLLIASILRYYLGSAGTRRLFGGDGLRSLPQSWLVGMLLPVCSIGVLPILFEMRRAKIKPGAMSAFALSAPLFNPLSLLYGLTLSRPLVIILFVLGSLVVVTALGLFWDAFSKRVAPLPIAMDEEQTASDHLIGLRRVFATMVHIARETTGTTMLIALVGLSGLALLAAVLPYGAMQNAVERDDWWAPLKMLFVAIPVYATPMLAMSQMGMMFQHANSPGASFTLLILGAGMNFATLLWFGRHYGWKAASWWFASLLIIVVGLSYAINEPLVPPGVEPAGHTHAFDIYVNPLPNNHALSLQIIRDKVTKEMDFSVIASLVVLAVVGAFGLLFRVLKIDESSLRKNAKAGSFASSLQTEHAQPRQGFDVVVPPGVIGATMLAGLVALSVVACYAYYPSPNECLEEIRLARGECLAAANSGQIDHALFWLPVWEDWSRRLEVGTFIRTGQVRPYQRMQGYLIRKKLENLEHELEHDPFEPDETKKVVREIQASNSRWVRSFRPPE, encoded by the coding sequence ATGATTCAACCGATTTCCGTGATACTTATCGGTGGGTTCATTCGCGTCCTACAAGGGTTTGCCGCTGCTGCACCGACGTTGCTGGTCGGCCTGCTAATTGCATCCATCCTGCGTTATTACCTGGGCAGTGCGGGTACGCGACGACTGTTTGGTGGCGACGGGCTACGTTCGCTGCCGCAATCGTGGTTGGTCGGCATGCTGCTGCCAGTTTGCTCGATCGGCGTGCTGCCGATCCTGTTCGAAATGCGACGCGCCAAGATCAAACCAGGGGCGATGTCAGCGTTCGCGTTGTCGGCTCCGTTATTCAATCCGCTGTCGCTGTTGTATGGATTAACGCTCAGCCGACCGTTGGTGATCATCCTGTTTGTGCTGGGGTCGTTGGTGGTTGTGACGGCCCTCGGCCTGTTCTGGGACGCGTTTTCAAAACGTGTTGCGCCGCTGCCGATAGCTATGGATGAAGAACAGACAGCGTCGGATCACCTGATCGGACTGCGCCGAGTCTTTGCGACAATGGTCCACATCGCTCGCGAGACCACGGGAACAACGATGCTGATCGCTCTGGTCGGTTTATCGGGCTTGGCTTTGCTCGCCGCGGTATTGCCGTACGGTGCGATGCAAAATGCAGTCGAACGTGACGATTGGTGGGCACCGTTGAAGATGTTGTTTGTGGCGATTCCGGTCTATGCCACGCCGATGCTGGCAATGAGTCAGATGGGGATGATGTTTCAACATGCTAATTCGCCCGGCGCTTCGTTCACCCTTTTGATTTTGGGTGCGGGCATGAACTTCGCCACGCTGCTATGGTTCGGACGTCACTACGGATGGAAAGCCGCATCGTGGTGGTTTGCATCGCTGCTGATAATTGTTGTGGGATTGTCCTACGCGATCAATGAACCGCTCGTCCCGCCAGGCGTCGAACCGGCCGGGCACACGCATGCGTTTGACATCTATGTAAACCCCTTGCCGAACAATCACGCATTGAGTTTGCAAATCATCCGTGACAAAGTCACCAAAGAAATGGACTTCAGCGTGATCGCATCCCTGGTCGTCCTGGCCGTCGTGGGGGCATTCGGGTTGCTGTTCCGGGTACTGAAAATTGATGAAAGTTCGCTTCGCAAAAACGCCAAGGCGGGATCGTTTGCGTCGTCGCTGCAGACCGAACATGCCCAGCCACGCCAGGGTTTCGATGTCGTCGTCCCGCCGGGAGTGATCGGTGCGACGATGCTGGCGGGTTTGGTCGCGCTGAGCGTCGTCGCCTGTTATGCGTACTACCCGTCGCCAAACGAATGCTTGGAAGAAATCAGGCTGGCAAGGGGAGAATGTCTGGCAGCGGCCAACAGCGGGCAAATCGATCATGCTTTGTTCTGGTTGCCGGTCTGGGAGGACTGGAGCCGACGACTGGAAGTCGGCACGTTCATTCGCACCGGTCAGGTTCGTCCGTACCAGCGAATGCAAGGCTATCTGATCCGAAAAAAGCTGGAGAACCTCGAGCATGAACTCGAGCACGATCCGTTTGAACCGGACGAAACCAAAAAGGTTGTTCGGGAAATCCAGGCCTCGAATTCCCGGTGGGTACGATCCTTTCGACCACCAGAATAG
- a CDS encoding DUF3488 and transglutaminase-like domain-containing protein has protein sequence MPTSPRKRNETILLAILSITSVIPLRYFAESRGWLFAEIGVLVVALLVAKIAKTFGKPGRRKLQFLANFAIGLLIIAPVLFAVVARGSGSLIAFETSALTLFGTTSLVIALLATSERTRAMSLVTSGFLVLFSNSISDDPRAVWLAILWLTICVWHLVANHWERLDLCLPDSVRPTSGVRPASVLLAATLCIIGGLLIHDRFGESDHLAFGFMPTSGGSKWSDPAARSGVGTGDAAIAAKDHADSFGAVDSDIFLESPEPSLFDMFNDTIGEPKKKKSERSQGLANQNAIQTHERTAKSEKGGASFSTDRMTPKKHHHFDDAVEASVVQWDGPTGIRLAMNRFDTFDGKDWTNSAKLADEKLQRIEIDKHVWFFDRKLQPKAFENSDDVEVNLLKVLRLDSTRLPAPMMTAGLHIKDVDRKDFFAIDNDGSLYMPGREKIPPLTVVNLASVKVMEDELLTLLTSDSSTPQPASAKGVSGRGPSAYEQLQAIVKELRSNFTLDRNTSTTTDDPVAEFLRNRRGGDHLFATVAALKAREIGLQSRIVTGFYVRPDSFDIAAGHACLTPDDVHVWTEIRLDDGRWFEIEPTPGYREPVYTPSTWLVAKRFAGAYWIHGLAIIFAFALLAFTRLIWIEWLLTVGWSLSWPLGRQRQLRLAMQIVETRAKLAGKQRPVGTPQRDWMESLVACDLPLRTRVREFCNDADMSIFGGGTTIDRGRLSGVVRGLNTRRLKQFNNGGTV, from the coding sequence ATGCCAACGTCGCCGCGTAAACGCAACGAAACTATTTTACTGGCCATCCTATCGATCACTTCGGTCATTCCGCTGCGGTACTTTGCGGAGTCGCGGGGTTGGCTATTCGCGGAGATAGGGGTTTTAGTTGTCGCACTTCTCGTAGCAAAAATCGCGAAGACTTTCGGCAAACCGGGACGTCGAAAACTACAATTTCTGGCGAATTTTGCTATAGGCCTGTTGATCATCGCCCCTGTCTTGTTTGCGGTCGTCGCGCGCGGCAGTGGATCACTGATAGCGTTTGAGACGTCAGCATTGACCCTATTCGGGACCACGTCGCTGGTGATCGCGTTGCTTGCTACCAGCGAACGCACCCGAGCGATGTCGCTGGTCACCAGCGGTTTTCTTGTGCTATTTTCGAATTCGATTTCCGACGATCCCCGTGCCGTCTGGTTGGCGATCCTTTGGCTAACCATTTGTGTTTGGCATTTGGTCGCTAACCACTGGGAAAGACTGGATCTCTGTTTGCCAGATTCCGTGCGACCGACCAGCGGCGTGCGACCAGCCAGCGTCTTGCTTGCGGCCACACTTTGCATCATCGGTGGATTATTGATTCACGATCGTTTTGGAGAATCCGATCACCTGGCCTTCGGTTTCATGCCCACTAGTGGCGGATCGAAATGGTCCGACCCGGCGGCTCGATCGGGTGTCGGAACAGGGGACGCCGCGATCGCGGCCAAGGACCACGCGGACTCCTTCGGCGCCGTCGATTCGGATATCTTTCTGGAGTCCCCAGAGCCGTCCCTATTCGACATGTTCAACGATACCATCGGCGAACCCAAGAAGAAAAAATCGGAACGCAGCCAAGGGTTGGCAAATCAAAACGCCATTCAGACGCACGAGCGGACGGCGAAAAGCGAGAAGGGTGGAGCGTCGTTCAGCACCGATCGAATGACACCAAAGAAGCATCACCATTTCGACGATGCGGTCGAAGCGTCGGTCGTTCAGTGGGACGGGCCAACGGGTATTCGTTTGGCAATGAATCGGTTCGACACGTTCGATGGCAAGGACTGGACGAATTCGGCAAAACTTGCAGACGAAAAATTACAGCGCATCGAGATCGACAAGCACGTTTGGTTCTTTGATCGAAAACTTCAACCCAAAGCGTTTGAGAACTCCGATGATGTCGAGGTCAATCTACTGAAGGTACTGCGACTGGATTCGACTCGCCTACCAGCGCCGATGATGACCGCTGGCCTGCACATCAAGGACGTCGATCGTAAGGACTTCTTCGCCATTGACAACGATGGTTCGCTGTACATGCCCGGCCGTGAAAAAATTCCGCCATTGACGGTGGTGAATTTGGCTTCGGTCAAAGTAATGGAAGACGAATTACTTACGCTGCTAACAAGCGATTCCAGCACTCCGCAGCCCGCCTCGGCGAAAGGGGTTAGCGGGCGGGGGCCTTCCGCCTATGAGCAACTTCAAGCGATCGTGAAAGAGCTTCGCTCGAACTTCACACTTGACCGAAACACTTCAACCACAACTGACGATCCAGTTGCCGAATTCCTACGCAATCGACGTGGCGGGGATCATCTATTTGCGACGGTCGCGGCACTCAAAGCTCGCGAGATCGGATTGCAGTCCCGCATTGTGACGGGGTTTTACGTGCGGCCGGATTCGTTTGATATTGCCGCAGGCCACGCTTGCCTGACACCTGACGACGTTCATGTTTGGACCGAAATCAGGCTTGACGACGGTCGTTGGTTCGAAATCGAACCGACGCCCGGCTACCGTGAACCGGTTTACACACCTTCGACGTGGTTGGTGGCGAAGCGGTTTGCCGGCGCATACTGGATCCATGGATTGGCAATCATCTTCGCGTTCGCTTTGCTGGCCTTCACGCGTCTGATTTGGATCGAATGGTTGCTAACAGTCGGTTGGTCGTTGTCATGGCCACTCGGTCGCCAGCGACAGCTTCGCCTCGCCATGCAAATCGTCGAAACCCGAGCGAAATTAGCGGGAAAGCAACGTCCCGTCGGCACGCCACAGCGAGATTGGATGGAATCACTCGTCGCTTGCGATCTTCCTCTTCGTACCCGCGTGCGTGAATTCTGCAATGACGCGGACATGAGCATTTTCGGTGGCGGCACCACGATCGACCGCGGACGTCTAAGCGGCGTGGTTCGTGGTTTGAATACGCGCCGATTAAAACAATTCAACAACGGTGGAACGGTATGA
- a CDS encoding RcpC/CpaB family pilus assembly protein yields the protein MAKQRRTAVRGSYLPIILMAVTVIGMLGFSGMAVAWTLGYFDAASKPNVAAVDRTGQLAFPAIVRPMNAHEAVTKDDFIHPQTKQLNVVWLPEATEKVVSRKMSDLIGRVLRRDKQAGMVLSEADFLEKGTRPGLVAGIPAGKFAMSIPAAEIAGLDQLRGGDRFDLLVSLPKRDDGGQIANSEPAALFGGIKPPSLRVGQLSRRHGVMHLVTDGMLVTLFSGKERSTSGPSGLTVAPGGSKSKKSTPAIVYAELAVSPDEIGPLTEAISLGTKLTCVLRSGLPSDDVGDATSTEGMVPVITAAKEVSAFSALTDENLMDDSTGQLHYYYFPAEKISDEWITEPSQLYGRVVARPLRRGALISENDLLPPGTRPGISAGLQPGMAGMSLSKANVLGFENLSVGDQFSILTRVPGEVTASSPSTTWATLLGGQPTEDDARIAEMVRTGIREVVRSAIYLAQTDGDSVIIGVPEMEVAKLAQLIRDKAEVFAVARSSQQELDSTGIPGIPASRVKGAGNIDTSRQEFRSAQQGKESLGDFRYVRASPSETAFSSQRLVSQNQSGNPFESPEGQGDKVSVPILVQEVPAYEELWIDDFIDPTTGRIQTFYFDPANVDDDWELDIRKLIDRVPLRPLRAGRPVKSIDLAPPGSPAGPALGLEPGMRAVTVNATQLVGLETLRVGAVFDLVSARGVQVNSLADSVRQSIASSDAVKEATKLPAGRVAASRTVASGVRLLSNTGVTQIMVPKSTGKKETQTQTRLAADGSTVTETLIADPVVFEERTVQQFVLAIKSEFVGSVLGLLDDQNPMYVSVRPLTHDNGSDDASDEVDRPVRAVIQEHVRGTDITSEVFLTDRPEPLSTLDSAAAKHAREAG from the coding sequence ATGGCAAAACAACGGCGTACCGCAGTTCGAGGGTCTTACCTCCCCATCATCTTGATGGCTGTTACCGTGATCGGCATGCTCGGTTTTTCCGGCATGGCTGTGGCCTGGACGCTGGGGTATTTTGACGCGGCTTCCAAGCCCAACGTTGCGGCGGTCGACCGGACGGGGCAGCTTGCCTTTCCGGCAATCGTGCGACCGATGAATGCCCACGAAGCGGTCACCAAAGACGACTTCATTCACCCGCAAACCAAGCAGCTGAACGTTGTCTGGCTGCCCGAGGCCACCGAGAAAGTGGTCTCCCGCAAAATGTCCGACCTGATCGGTCGCGTGCTGCGGCGTGACAAACAGGCCGGGATGGTGCTTAGTGAGGCGGATTTTCTTGAAAAGGGAACTCGCCCTGGATTGGTTGCCGGCATTCCTGCTGGCAAATTTGCCATGTCGATTCCGGCTGCGGAGATTGCTGGGCTGGATCAGTTACGCGGTGGGGATCGCTTTGACTTGCTGGTTTCACTGCCTAAACGAGACGATGGGGGGCAGATCGCCAACAGCGAACCCGCCGCTTTGTTCGGTGGCATCAAGCCACCTTCGCTGCGCGTCGGCCAGCTGTCCCGACGCCATGGCGTCATGCATCTGGTCACCGATGGCATGTTGGTCACGCTGTTTAGTGGCAAAGAGCGTTCGACGAGTGGCCCCAGTGGGTTGACGGTGGCTCCCGGTGGTAGCAAATCCAAGAAATCCACACCCGCCATTGTGTATGCCGAACTGGCCGTTTCCCCCGATGAGATCGGCCCGCTGACTGAAGCCATTTCGCTCGGCACCAAATTGACCTGCGTCCTTCGCAGTGGATTGCCCAGTGATGATGTAGGCGATGCGACGTCCACCGAAGGAATGGTGCCGGTCATCACAGCCGCCAAGGAGGTCAGCGCATTCAGTGCGTTGACCGACGAAAACCTGATGGATGATTCGACTGGGCAGTTGCACTATTACTACTTCCCCGCCGAAAAAATTTCCGATGAATGGATTACCGAGCCTTCGCAGTTGTACGGCCGAGTGGTCGCGCGGCCGCTACGACGGGGAGCGTTAATTTCCGAAAATGACTTGCTGCCTCCCGGAACGCGGCCAGGTATCTCGGCAGGGCTGCAGCCCGGTATGGCGGGAATGAGTCTGTCAAAAGCGAACGTGTTGGGGTTTGAGAATTTGTCGGTCGGCGATCAATTCTCGATTTTGACGCGGGTCCCCGGTGAAGTCACCGCTTCAAGTCCCAGCACCACCTGGGCGACGTTGCTGGGCGGCCAGCCGACCGAAGATGACGCACGGATCGCCGAGATGGTGCGCACCGGCATTCGCGAAGTCGTTCGCAGTGCCATCTATTTAGCTCAAACCGATGGCGATTCGGTCATCATCGGTGTTCCCGAAATGGAAGTCGCTAAATTGGCCCAGCTCATTCGTGATAAAGCAGAAGTGTTCGCAGTGGCGAGGTCGAGCCAGCAAGAGCTGGATTCGACAGGGATTCCAGGAATCCCCGCTTCGCGAGTCAAAGGGGCTGGAAACATAGATACATCCCGTCAGGAGTTTCGTTCGGCCCAGCAAGGCAAAGAAAGTCTAGGTGACTTCCGCTACGTCAGAGCGAGTCCATCTGAGACCGCTTTTTCTAGTCAGAGATTGGTCAGCCAAAACCAATCCGGCAATCCATTCGAATCACCAGAAGGGCAAGGCGACAAAGTTTCGGTGCCGATTTTGGTCCAAGAAGTTCCCGCGTATGAGGAGCTCTGGATCGATGACTTTATCGACCCCACGACCGGACGCATCCAAACGTTTTACTTCGATCCGGCGAATGTCGACGATGATTGGGAACTTGATATCCGCAAACTGATCGACCGTGTCCCACTGCGTCCCTTGCGAGCCGGCCGCCCCGTAAAGTCAATCGACTTGGCACCCCCTGGATCGCCAGCGGGTCCTGCGCTCGGATTGGAGCCAGGCATGCGAGCGGTGACGGTGAATGCAACCCAGTTGGTTGGTCTAGAGACGCTCAGGGTCGGTGCGGTTTTTGATCTGGTCTCCGCCCGCGGCGTGCAAGTCAATTCGCTGGCTGACAGTGTCCGGCAATCGATTGCTAGTAGCGATGCTGTCAAAGAAGCGACCAAGCTTCCCGCCGGACGCGTTGCTGCGTCGCGTACGGTCGCATCGGGAGTGAGGCTTTTGTCGAACACGGGTGTGACGCAAATCATGGTGCCCAAGTCGACGGGCAAGAAGGAAACGCAGACGCAAACCCGCCTGGCAGCTGACGGTTCGACGGTCACCGAAACCTTGATAGCGGACCCCGTCGTATTCGAAGAACGGACCGTTCAACAATTTGTGCTTGCGATTAAAAGCGAATTTGTCGGTTCCGTGCTGGGGCTGTTGGACGATCAGAATCCGATGTACGTATCCGTTCGGCCGTTGACACACGACAACGGATCGGACGACGCAAGCGATGAAGTCGATCGTCCAGTGCGGGCGGTAATCCAGGAACATGTCCGTGGCACGGATATTACGAGCGAAGTCTTTCTCACCGATCGCCCCGAACCGCTGTCGACTCTGGACAGTGCCGCCGCGAAACACGCACGCGAGGCTGGTTGA